One Physeter macrocephalus isolate SW-GA chromosome 19, ASM283717v5, whole genome shotgun sequence genomic window carries:
- the LOC102977724 gene encoding zinc finger protein 280A, with product MAHVFLCEEAQAPERPEKKMGGSKPRDEDDDSAEVIFVGVEHVNEDAETLFVRVISNSKPVISNILNRVTRDSSSTRKKGHMSQDTTCTLQSANCRTPMSKAVAISPAFQSEWGDVDSPIIFEPSSKPDYKMSSVQIVLHNSSDLLSPWPHCLPRAAFSVGSKDKSPHDSKRRPTSDMNIYSGNPKRPKVSHGIPGGQASAVASPGILPTKNTSMTLEGVPTSSSHVHNGASFPWAHAYNQARYHAMDPDRACSLERLAKTDFSSLASQNKTVDPKKGNLIMLLDDFYYGRHPGDRQPEWKTHTAFKCLSCLKVLKNIKFMTHVKNHLEFEKQRGDSWEIHTTCRHCHRQFPTPFRLQCHIESVHTSQEPSAVCKICELSFETDRVLLQHMKVNHKPGEMPYVCQVCNYRSSAFADVEAHFRTWHENTNSLLCLFCLKIFKVATSYVTHAWRHWNKRVFQCSKCRLQFLTLKEKMEHQTKNHQPFKMPEQLEGLPPETEVKIRTSVQPGPREAASMIVTNTESRVSPEKTTKRMAMNTKYSRRTAAGVLAKNYVLPTSRNPQKLN from the coding sequence ATGGCACACGTCTTTCTGTGTGAGGAAGCACAAGCACCAGAACGACCAGAGAAGAAGATGGGAGGGTCCAAACCCAGAGACGAGGACGATGACAGTGCTGAGGTGATCTTTGTTGGAGTGGAGCATGTCAATGAAGATGCTGAAACTCTCTTTGTCAGAGTGATTTCAAATTCAAAGCCGGTCATTTCTAACATTTTGAACAGAGTGACAAGGGACTCATCCTCAACAAGAAAGAAGGGTCACATGAGTCAAGATACCACTTGCACATTGCAGTCTGCAAATTGCAGGACCCCGATGTCAAAGGCAGTAGCCATTTCACCAGCTTTTCAATCTGAATGGGGAGACGTAGATAGTCCTATTATTTTTGAGCCTTCATCTAAACCTGATTATAAAATGAGCTCTGTGCAAATCGTGCTTCACAATTCCTCAGATTTGCTCTCTCCATGGCCTCATTGTCTACCTAGAGCTGCATTCTCAGTAGGAAGCAAGGATAAAAGTCCTCATGATTCAAAGCGACGTCCCACTTCAGATATGAATATATACAGTGGGAATCCCAAAAGACCTAAAGTCAGCCATGGAATCCCAGGGGGACAGgcctcagctgtggcctctccaggtATCCTTCCTACGAAGAACACAAGTATGACCCTGGAAGGTGTCCCGACCTCATCAAGCCATGTTCACAATGGGGCATCATTTCCATGGGCTCATGCATATAACCAGGCACGTTACCATGCTATGGATCCAGATCGAGCATGTAGCTTGGAAAGGCTGGCAAAAACAGACTTTTCAAGTCTAGCAAGTCAAAACAAGACTGTTGATCCCAAGAAAGGAAATCTGATCATGTTACTTGATGATTTTTACTACGGACGGCATCCAGGAGACAGGCAGCCAGAATGGAAGACCCACACAGCCTTCAAATGCCTCAGCTGCTTGAAAGTCCTAAAAAATATCAAGTTTATGACCCACGTGAAGAACCATTTGGAATTTGAGAAGCAGAGGGGTGACAGCTGGGAAATCCACACCACCTGCCGGCACTGCCACCGCCAGTTTCCCACCCCCTTCCGGCTGCAGTGTCACATTGAAAGTGTCCACACTTCCCAGGAGCCCTCTGCGGTCTGTAAAATCTGTGAATTGTCCTTCGAAACAGATCGGGTTCTCTTACAGCACATGAAGGTCAATCATAAACCTGGCGAAATGCCCTATGTGTGCCAGGTTTGCAATTACAGATCGTCAGCCTTTGCTGATGTGGAAGCACATTTCAGAACATGGCATGAGAACACGAACAGTTTGCTTTGTCTGTTTTGCCTCAAAATTTTCAAAGTGGCGACATCCTACGTAACTCATGCTTGGAGGCACTGGAACAAGAGGGTCTTTCAATGTTCCAAGTGCCGGCTACAGTTTTTGACTTTGAAGGAGAAAATGGAGCACCAAACCAAGAATCATCAACCATTTAAAATGCCAGAGCAACTGGAAGGGTTGCCTCCTGAAACAGAGGTCAAGATCCGAACTTCAGTTCAACCAGGACCAAGAGAGGCAGCATCCATGATTGTGACCAACACTGAATCCCGAGTGTCACCTGAAAAAACTACCAAGAGGATGGCTATGAACACGAAATATTCCAGACGTACTGCAGCAGGGGTTCTGGCTAAAAATTATGTTCTACCCACCTCCAGAAATCCCCAAAAGCTGAACTGA